The following proteins are co-located in the Doryrhamphus excisus isolate RoL2022-K1 chromosome 3, RoL_Dexc_1.0, whole genome shotgun sequence genome:
- the crsp7 gene encoding mediator of RNA polymerase II transcription subunit 26 isoform X2, whose product MVVVLEVITCLEKYPITKEALEETRLGKLINDVRKKTKDEDLAKRAKKLLRNWQKLIEPGPAVAASTPGSTNGSSHPCRTDASPPDISLSGKGVPEVKGRNDVHNTYSPKAEKSSSRKRRAEHRDSGVHLPEKISKMSSYDNSVSPPPTNGIAGSPDALLEQDVVPSPDRSRLEHLDNDKINRIPVNAVKPRPSSPGVAKLPSTSSLIKVAVMQQQARMDDGGGGGHYQARSPRGLSTSPRSTKQDATTKRSAVYAQKLTSVPSPSPRDSPLPLSQPLSSPAHSSHRSAMHWATSPEVSSHCSSQDLSMSLESPAVSLSPSHPQHNSELYRQASEGAMTLSDDTDGLLTSTLEYKRRKYRSRDYSVNLDGQKVEDTTKPVRLKERRLTFDPVTGQIKPLVHKEPSQSEEPPNPEPPMESRQRTESTVPQAPAPAPGPGPGPNPFHQTNWKELSRNEIIQSYLNLQSNVLTSSGVQAPSAHFFMSEYLKREEQGVKESRKMHVLQADSPTGDLPGVSRDVNDEDLDRIQSQHWPGVNGCLDTNGTWYDWTECISLDPHGDESKLNILPYVCLD is encoded by the exons ATGGTGGTTGTACTTGAGGTGATTACCTGTCTTGAGAAGTATCCTATCACCAAAGAAGCACTTGAG GAAACCCGACTTGGAAAACTGATCAACGATGTACGGAAGAAGACCAAGGATGAAGACCTGGCCAAGCGTGCCAAGAAGCTCTTGCGAAACTGGCAGAAGCTGATCGAACCCGGGCCCGCCGTGGCTGCAAGCACCCCGGGCTCCACCAATGGCAGTTCTCATCCCTGCAGGACGGACGCCTCGCCGCCCGACATCTCTTTGTCAGGGAAGGGGGTCCCCGAGGTTAAAGGCAGAAATGATGTTCACAACACTTACTCGCCCAAGGCTGAAAAATCAAGCAGCCGCAAGCGCAGAGCGGAGCACAGAGACAGTGGAGTGCACTTACCAGAGAAAATCTCAAAGATGTCTTCGTATGACAATTCTGTTTCACCGCCCCCCACGAACGGGATCGCAGGCAGCCCCGACGCCTTGCTTGAGCAGGACGTCGTCCCCTCCCCTGACCGATCTCGACTAGAACACCTTGACAATGATAAAATCAACAGAATTCCAGTAAATGCTGTCAAGCCTCGGCCCAGCTCCCCCGGAGTGGCCAAACTACCTAGCACTTCGTCTTTAATCAAGGTTGCTGTGATGCAGCAGCAGGCCAGAATGGATGATGGTGGCGGAGGGGGGCATTACCAGGCCAGAAGCCCCCGTGGTCTTTCCACCAGTCCAAGGAGCACAAAGCAAGATGCCACGACCAAGCGCTCTGCGGTATATGCACAAAAGTTAACGTCTGTTCCCAGCCCTTCGCCAAGGGATTCTCCTTTGCCTTTGTCCCAGCCCTTGTCCTCCCCAGCTCACTCTTCTCATAGGTCTGCAATGCACTGGGCCACCTCACCGGAGGTCTCTTCTCATTGCTCATCACAGGACTTAAGCATGTCACTGGAATCCCCTGCAGTTTCCCTGTCGCCCTCTCACCCCCAACACAACTCAGAACTGTATCGGCAGGCGTCCGAAGGAGCCATGACTCTTTCTGACGACACGGACGGCTTGCTGACGTCCACCTTGGAGTATAAAAGGAGAAAGTACCGCTCCAGAGACTATTCTGTCAACTTAGACGGCCAGAAAGTAGAGGACACGACTAAACCAGTACGATTAAAAGAACGCAGACTAACATTTGACCCTGTCACAGGTCAGATCAAACCCCTAGTCCACAAGGAACCTTCTCAATCCGAGGAACCCCCTAACCCTGAGCCCCCCATGGAGTCCAGGCAGAGAACTGAAAGCACTGTACCGCAGGCCCCAGCGCCAGCTCCCGGCCCAGGCCCAGGCCCCAACCCTTTCCACCAAACAAACTGGAAGGAGCTGTCCAGAAATGAAATCATCCAGTCCTACTTGAACCTTCAGAGCAACGTGCTCACCTCGTCCGGGGTCCAGGCCCCGAGCGCACACTTTTTCATGTCCGAGTATCTGAAAAGGGAAGAACAGGGCGTGAAAGAGTCGAGGAAAATGCATGTTTTGCAGGCAGATAGCCCAACGGGGGATTTACCGGGCGTGAGTCGGGATGTAAATGACGAGGACCTGGACAGGATACAAAGCCAGCACTGGCCAGGGGTCAATGGGTGTCTGGATACCAATGGCACCTGGTATGACTGGACAGAGTGCATATCATTGGACCCTCATGGGGATGAAAGCAAACTGAACATCCTGCCGTACGTTTGCCTAGACTAA
- the crsp7 gene encoding mediator of RNA polymerase II transcription subunit 26 isoform X1, with amino-acid sequence MTTVSATPQQMRDRLLQAIDSQSNICNMVVVLEVITCLEKYPITKEALEETRLGKLINDVRKKTKDEDLAKRAKKLLRNWQKLIEPGPAVAASTPGSTNGSSHPCRTDASPPDISLSGKGVPEVKGRNDVHNTYSPKAEKSSSRKRRAEHRDSGVHLPEKISKMSSYDNSVSPPPTNGIAGSPDALLEQDVVPSPDRSRLEHLDNDKINRIPVNAVKPRPSSPGVAKLPSTSSLIKVAVMQQQARMDDGGGGGHYQARSPRGLSTSPRSTKQDATTKRSAVYAQKLTSVPSPSPRDSPLPLSQPLSSPAHSSHRSAMHWATSPEVSSHCSSQDLSMSLESPAVSLSPSHPQHNSELYRQASEGAMTLSDDTDGLLTSTLEYKRRKYRSRDYSVNLDGQKVEDTTKPVRLKERRLTFDPVTGQIKPLVHKEPSQSEEPPNPEPPMESRQRTESTVPQAPAPAPGPGPGPNPFHQTNWKELSRNEIIQSYLNLQSNVLTSSGVQAPSAHFFMSEYLKREEQGVKESRKMHVLQADSPTGDLPGVSRDVNDEDLDRIQSQHWPGVNGCLDTNGTWYDWTECISLDPHGDESKLNILPYVCLD; translated from the exons ATGACAACGGTCTCAGCAACCCCGCAGCAGATGAGGGACCGGCTGCTGCAGGCCATCGACAGTCAGAGCAAT ATATGCAATATGGTGGTTGTACTTGAGGTGATTACCTGTCTTGAGAAGTATCCTATCACCAAAGAAGCACTTGAG GAAACCCGACTTGGAAAACTGATCAACGATGTACGGAAGAAGACCAAGGATGAAGACCTGGCCAAGCGTGCCAAGAAGCTCTTGCGAAACTGGCAGAAGCTGATCGAACCCGGGCCCGCCGTGGCTGCAAGCACCCCGGGCTCCACCAATGGCAGTTCTCATCCCTGCAGGACGGACGCCTCGCCGCCCGACATCTCTTTGTCAGGGAAGGGGGTCCCCGAGGTTAAAGGCAGAAATGATGTTCACAACACTTACTCGCCCAAGGCTGAAAAATCAAGCAGCCGCAAGCGCAGAGCGGAGCACAGAGACAGTGGAGTGCACTTACCAGAGAAAATCTCAAAGATGTCTTCGTATGACAATTCTGTTTCACCGCCCCCCACGAACGGGATCGCAGGCAGCCCCGACGCCTTGCTTGAGCAGGACGTCGTCCCCTCCCCTGACCGATCTCGACTAGAACACCTTGACAATGATAAAATCAACAGAATTCCAGTAAATGCTGTCAAGCCTCGGCCCAGCTCCCCCGGAGTGGCCAAACTACCTAGCACTTCGTCTTTAATCAAGGTTGCTGTGATGCAGCAGCAGGCCAGAATGGATGATGGTGGCGGAGGGGGGCATTACCAGGCCAGAAGCCCCCGTGGTCTTTCCACCAGTCCAAGGAGCACAAAGCAAGATGCCACGACCAAGCGCTCTGCGGTATATGCACAAAAGTTAACGTCTGTTCCCAGCCCTTCGCCAAGGGATTCTCCTTTGCCTTTGTCCCAGCCCTTGTCCTCCCCAGCTCACTCTTCTCATAGGTCTGCAATGCACTGGGCCACCTCACCGGAGGTCTCTTCTCATTGCTCATCACAGGACTTAAGCATGTCACTGGAATCCCCTGCAGTTTCCCTGTCGCCCTCTCACCCCCAACACAACTCAGAACTGTATCGGCAGGCGTCCGAAGGAGCCATGACTCTTTCTGACGACACGGACGGCTTGCTGACGTCCACCTTGGAGTATAAAAGGAGAAAGTACCGCTCCAGAGACTATTCTGTCAACTTAGACGGCCAGAAAGTAGAGGACACGACTAAACCAGTACGATTAAAAGAACGCAGACTAACATTTGACCCTGTCACAGGTCAGATCAAACCCCTAGTCCACAAGGAACCTTCTCAATCCGAGGAACCCCCTAACCCTGAGCCCCCCATGGAGTCCAGGCAGAGAACTGAAAGCACTGTACCGCAGGCCCCAGCGCCAGCTCCCGGCCCAGGCCCAGGCCCCAACCCTTTCCACCAAACAAACTGGAAGGAGCTGTCCAGAAATGAAATCATCCAGTCCTACTTGAACCTTCAGAGCAACGTGCTCACCTCGTCCGGGGTCCAGGCCCCGAGCGCACACTTTTTCATGTCCGAGTATCTGAAAAGGGAAGAACAGGGCGTGAAAGAGTCGAGGAAAATGCATGTTTTGCAGGCAGATAGCCCAACGGGGGATTTACCGGGCGTGAGTCGGGATGTAAATGACGAGGACCTGGACAGGATACAAAGCCAGCACTGGCCAGGGGTCAATGGGTGTCTGGATACCAATGGCACCTGGTATGACTGGACAGAGTGCATATCATTGGACCCTCATGGGGATGAAAGCAAACTGAACATCCTGCCGTACGTTTGCCTAGACTAA